One genomic window of Camelina sativa cultivar DH55 chromosome 5, Cs, whole genome shotgun sequence includes the following:
- the LOC104787867 gene encoding protein AE7 produces the protein MVSGLINENPIIYPKKERRLRTDSSNTDEFTPEPIDQLEIFDHIRDIKDPEHPNTLEDLRVVTEDSVELDDDNSYVRVTFTPTVEHCSMATIIGLCVRVKLLRSLPARYKIDIRVAPGTHATEDAVNKQLNDKERVAAALENPNLVEMVDECLLPSDE, from the exons atggtgtcTGGGTTAATCAACGAGAACCCAATCATTTACCCGAAGAAAGAGAGGCGTCTTCGAACTGATTCAAGCAACACCGATGAGTTTACACCAGAACCAATTGATCAACTTGAGATTTTTG atcatataaGAGATATAAAAGATCCAGAGCATCCTAATACTCTGGAAGATCTCAGAGTAGTTACTGAAGACTCAGTTGAACTGGATGATGACAACAGTTATGTTAG GGTTACGTTTACGCCAACTGTGGAACATTGTAGCATGGCTACCATTATTGGTCTTTGTGTTCGCGTGAAACTTCTGCGTAGCCTTCCTGCTCGATACAAG ATTGATATAAGGGTAGCACCTGGTACTCATGCAACAGAGGATGCAG TGAATAAACAACTAAACGACAAAGAACGTGTTGCGGCTGCACTAGAGAATCCAAACCTCGTGGAGATGGTCGATGAATGCCTGCTTCCATCAGATGAGTGA
- the LOC104787868 gene encoding transcription factor MYB21-like: protein MEKSTKKKSFIKESEEVELRRGPWTLEEDTLLTNYILHNGEGRWNHVAKCAGLKRTGKSCRLRWLNYLKPDIRRGNLTPQEQLLILELHSKWGNRWSKIAQYLPGRTDNEIKNYWRTRVQKQARQLNIESNSDKFFDAVRSFWVPRLIEKMEQNSSTTTYCCPQNNNNNNSLLVPSQSQDSMMSIQKDTEFSSQNLSFSNMDGSSTSTWTVPHLMDHNNTNIVDGSMCFHEGNDQELGGYVPGMEDYMRNSDISMQCHVADGYSAYEDVTQDPMWNIDDIWQFREYN from the exons ATGGAAAaatcaacgaagaagaagagcttcattAAAGAAAGTGAAGAGGTAGAGCTAAGAAGAGGGCCTTGGACTCTTGAAGAAGACACTCTTCTCACAAATTACATTCTCCACAACGGTGAAGGTCGTTGGAATCACGTCGCCAAATGTGCTG GGCTAAAGAGAACCGGAAAAAGTTGTAGATTGAGATGGTTAAACTACTTGAAACCAGACATCAGAAGAGGGAATCTAACTCCTCAAGAACAGCTTTTGATCCTTGAGCTTCACTCTAAATGGGGTAATAG GTGGTCCAAGATTGCACAGTACTTACCGGGAAGAACGGACAACGAGATCAAGAACTATTGGAGAACAAGAGTTCAAAAACAAGCTCGTCAACTCAACATCGAATCTAACAGCGACAAGTTCTTTGACGCTGTTCGTAGTTTTTGGGTCCCAAGATTAATCGAGAAGATGGAGCAGAACTCATCCACTACTACTTATTGTTGTccccaaaacaacaacaacaacaactctcttcTTGTTCCTTCTCAATCTCAAGACTCCatgatgagtatacaaaaaGATACAGAATTCTCGAGTCAGAACCTAAGTTTCAGCAACATGGACGGTTCTAGTACTTCAACATGGACAGTGCCACACTTAATGGATCATAACAACACCAACATCGTCGATGGTTCGATGTGTTTCCATGAAGGCAATGATCAAGAATTGGGAGGATATGTCCCTGGCATGGAGGATTACATGAGAAACTCGGACATCTCAATGCAATGCCATGTGGCGGATGGTTATTCAGCGTACGAGGATGTCACACAGGATCCCATGTGGAACATAGATGACATTTGGCAGTTTAGGGAGTATAATTAA